A genomic stretch from Sinorhizobium terangae includes:
- a CDS encoding DUF1491 family protein — translation MRLKSDIFVSSLLRRVFAVGGYAAVLRKGAQEAGAIFIRQRSRLGIETLYAPAPQNFFEDEADTSRKFEIRLQNTEAHHIDNALSSEIRFDPDCWIVEIELDDCDGLFEVVADDVDRRR, via the coding sequence ATCTTCGTGTCCTCCCTGCTGCGCCGCGTCTTTGCCGTCGGTGGCTATGCCGCCGTGCTGCGCAAGGGTGCGCAAGAGGCCGGCGCGATCTTCATTCGCCAGCGCTCGCGGTTGGGGATCGAGACCCTCTACGCGCCCGCGCCGCAGAACTTCTTCGAAGATGAGGCCGATACGAGCCGCAAGTTCGAGATACGATTGCAGAATACGGAAGCGCATCACATCGACAACGCGCTTTCCTCCGAGATTCGCTTCGATCCTGATTGCTGGATTGTCGAAATTGAACTGGACGATTGCGACGGTCTGTTCGAGGTCGTGGCCGACGACGTCGATCGCC